A window of the Fuscovulum sp. genome harbors these coding sequences:
- a CDS encoding biopolymer transporter ExbB — translation MDKTRAEASPTFSQPIRQIVSMLIVLVLVGSGAWLIHTQVAEILQANVLLNGFIAAVFLFGVLTCFWQVLILAQSVSWIEDFVRHVPGHDATKPPRLLAPLASLLRSRGAKMQISASSSRSILESVSTRIDEARDITRYMGNLLVFLGLLGTFYGLATTVPAVVETIRSLAPQDGETGLQVFEKLMSGLESQLGGMGTAFSSSLLGLAGSLVIGLLELFAGHGQNRFFRELEEWLSSITRVSLSSGDGEGGDTAAMAAVLDQVQAQMDALQSLYTQSDITRVMVEDKIDDLARAITKLAERREGGGGGDMAAALARIAEGQERLIAAVSGDAASGAMGADAESRMRLRSIDVQLLKILEEMSAGRQESLADLRGDIGALTAAIRQLSRGTVGRG, via the coding sequence ATGGACAAGACACGCGCAGAGGCGTCACCAACCTTCAGCCAACCGATCCGGCAGATCGTGTCGATGCTGATCGTGCTGGTGCTGGTGGGCAGCGGGGCATGGCTGATCCACACGCAGGTGGCCGAAATTCTGCAGGCCAATGTGCTGCTGAACGGGTTCATCGCGGCGGTGTTCCTGTTCGGGGTGCTGACCTGTTTCTGGCAGGTGTTGATCCTTGCGCAATCGGTCAGCTGGATCGAGGATTTCGTTCGCCACGTTCCGGGCCATGATGCGACCAAGCCGCCGCGCCTGCTGGCGCCGCTGGCTTCGCTTCTGCGTTCGCGCGGGGCAAAGATGCAGATATCGGCGTCATCGTCACGGTCCATTCTGGAATCGGTGTCGACGCGGATAGATGAGGCGCGGGATATCACGCGCTATATGGGCAACCTGCTGGTTTTCCTTGGTCTTCTGGGCACGTTCTATGGTCTGGCGACCACGGTTCCGGCGGTGGTGGAAACCATCCGCTCGCTCGCCCCCCAGGATGGCGAAACGGGGTTGCAGGTTTTTGAAAAGCTGATGTCGGGGCTTGAAAGCCAGTTGGGCGGGATGGGGACGGCGTTTTCATCCTCGCTTCTGGGGCTGGCGGGATCGCTGGTGATCGGCCTTCTGGAACTGTTTGCAGGCCACGGGCAGAACCGGTTCTTCCGCGAACTGGAGGAATGGCTGTCATCCATCACGCGGGTCAGCCTGTCATCGGGTGATGGCGAGGGTGGCGATACGGCAGCGATGGCGGCGGTGCTGGATCAGGTGCAGGCGCAAATGGATGCGCTGCAATCGCTTTATACCCAATCCGATATCACGCGGGTGATGGTCGAGGACAAGATCGACGATCTGGCCCGCGCCATCACCAAGCTGGCCGAACGGCGCGAAGGGGGCGGGGGTGGAGATATGGCCGCCGCCTTGGCGCGGATTGCCGAAGGGCAGGAACGGTTGATCGCGGCAGTATCGGGCGATGCCGCATCGGGCGCGATGGGGGCGGATGCCGAAAGCCGGATGCGCTTGCGGTCGATTGATGTGCAACTGTTGAAAATCCTTGAGGAAATGTCGGCCGGGCGGCAGGAATCTCTGGCCGATCTGCGCGGGGATATCGGGGCGTTGACGGCGGCGATCCGGCAATTGTCGCGCGGCACGGTCGGGCGGGGGTAA
- a CDS encoding TIGR00645 family protein encodes MDRKRTAEDILERGLFASRWLLAPMYLGLVVALLMLVVIFFRELAYYVPQMMTLSAESVILVALTLIDLTLAANLLLIVMFSGYESFVSKFDFDAGDDRPGWMGKVDFGGLKMKLIASIVAISGIHLLKRFMEIGDPKTPAMDDRTLMWLTVIHMTFVLSGVLLALMDWLQARSSK; translated from the coding sequence ATGGACAGGAAGCGAACTGCGGAAGACATTCTGGAACGGGGGCTGTTCGCCTCGCGCTGGTTGCTGGCACCGATGTATCTGGGGCTGGTGGTGGCGCTGCTGATGCTGGTGGTGATCTTTTTCCGCGAGTTGGCCTATTATGTGCCGCAGATGATGACGCTGTCGGCTGAATCCGTGATCCTTGTCGCGCTGACGCTGATTGATCTGACGCTGGCCGCGAACCTGCTGCTGATCGTGATGTTTTCGGGATATGAGAGTTTCGTGTCGAAGTTCGATTTCGACGCGGGCGATGATCGGCCGGGCTGGATGGGCAAGGTGGATTTCGGCGGGTTGAAGATGAAGCTGATCGCTTCGATCGTGGCGATATCGGGCATTCATCTTCTGAAGCGGTTCATGGAGATCGGCGATCCCAAGACGCCTGCGATGGATGACCGCACGCTGATGTGGCTGACGGTGATTCACATGACATTCGTTCTGTCGGGGGTGCTGCTGGCGCTGATGGATTGGCTTCAGGCGCGGTCGTCAAAGTGA
- a CDS encoding SlyX family protein — translation MADGKALEEKVAHLMRAVDDLSDVVASHAKEIERLTRLVTLLVEREAEREAMAGDGPAANVRPPHW, via the coding sequence ATGGCAGACGGTAAGGCGCTGGAAGAAAAGGTGGCGCATCTGATGCGGGCGGTCGACGATCTGTCGGATGTGGTGGCCAGCCACGCGAAAGAGATCGAGCGGCTGACACGGCTGGTGACGCTGCTGGTGGAGCGCGAGGCCGAGCGCGAGGCGATGGCCGGGGACGGGCCTGCCGCGAATGTGAGGCCGCCGCATTGGTGA
- a CDS encoding AbrB family transcriptional regulator — MRGVDYPALLLTLMLGAAGGLAASLLHLPLALLLGSLLVTGVVAAAGWRPFGRAVLLPMKLRSAFVPVIGVSIGGAFTPAVISEAGAWWPSLLALLLFLPLTHAVAYFIYTRGGLPRLESFFGGVPGGLIETVQMGEEAGGDVRLMTVLQFLRLILTIVAVPLIFTAVTGVAVGSASGAVLPAAAVPLSAYEVVVLLAVGGLGVWVGRLLRLPAAIMTGPILFSAVAHAAGLVHGVPPGWLVGVTQVVVGCGLGARFAGIERRMLIRAARLAVINAGVALAMAFGFAWALAPWVGEPLTAVFLAFAPGGLAEMSLIALSLQMSVVYVTVHHVARIVLSVMMAKAGRRWIG, encoded by the coding sequence TTGAGGGGCGTCGATTATCCGGCGCTGCTGCTGACCTTGATGCTGGGCGCGGCGGGCGGGTTGGCGGCGAGCCTGCTGCATCTGCCGCTGGCGTTGCTGCTGGGATCGCTTCTGGTGACGGGGGTGGTGGCGGCGGCGGGGTGGCGGCCTTTTGGCCGGGCCGTTTTGTTGCCGATGAAGCTGCGGTCGGCCTTTGTGCCGGTGATCGGGGTATCTATCGGCGGGGCCTTTACCCCGGCGGTGATTTCCGAGGCGGGGGCCTGGTGGCCGTCGCTGCTGGCGCTGCTGCTATTTCTGCCGCTGACCCATGCGGTGGCCTATTTCATCTATACGCGCGGGGGATTGCCCCGACTGGAGAGCTTTTTTGGCGGGGTTCCCGGCGGGCTGATTGAAACGGTGCAGATGGGCGAAGAAGCGGGCGGCGATGTCCGTCTGATGACGGTGCTGCAATTCCTGCGCCTGATCCTGACCATCGTGGCGGTGCCGCTGATCTTTACTGCCGTGACCGGGGTGGCGGTTGGGTCGGCCAGTGGCGCGGTGCTGCCTGCGGCGGCGGTGCCGCTGAGCGCCTATGAGGTGGTGGTGCTGCTGGCGGTGGGCGGATTGGGGGTTTGGGTGGGGCGGTTGCTGCGCCTGCCTGCGGCGATCATGACCGGGCCGATCCTGTTTTCCGCCGTGGCCCATGCGGCGGGGCTGGTGCATGGGGTGCCGCCCGGCTGGCTGGTGGGGGTGACGCAGGTGGTGGTGGGCTGCGGTCTGGGCGCGCGCTTTGCCGGGATCGAACGGCGCATGCTGATCCGCGCGGCGCGGCTGGCGGTGATCAATGCCGGGGTGGCGCTGGCGATGGCCTTTGGCTTTGCCTGGGCCTTGGCGCCTTGGGTGGGCGAGCCGTTGACGGCGGTCTTTCTTGCCTTTGCGCCCGGCGGGTTGGCCGAAATGAGCCTGATTGCGCTGAGCCTGCAGATGAGCGTGGTCTATGTGACCGTGCATCATGTGGCGCGGATTGTGCTGAGCGTGATGATGGCCAAGGCGGGGCGGCGATGGATCGGTTAA
- a CDS encoding prephenate/arogenate dehydrogenase family protein, with translation MAVIYDRVALIGLGLIASSMAHAMKAKGLAGEIVGYARSAETRAAALEIGFCDRVTATAAEAVQGADLVVLAVPVGAMGAIAEEIGPHLAKGATVTDVGSVKQAVIAAVAPHMPDGVHFIAGHPIAGTEHSGPRSGFATLFENRWWLLTPEGADAGAVARLRALCEGMGARVDEMDAAHHDLVLAVTSHTPHLIAYTMVGVADDLRRVTDSEVINYSAAGFRDFTRIAASDPTMWRDVFLTNKEATLDILGRFTEELFALQRAIRLGDGDHLHAYFTRTRAIRRGIIEAGQDTAAPDFGRAAQVAPKGG, from the coding sequence ATGGCCGTGATCTATGATCGCGTAGCGCTGATCGGGCTGGGTCTGATCGCATCCTCCATGGCGCATGCGATGAAGGCCAAGGGTCTGGCGGGCGAGATCGTGGGTTATGCCCGCAGCGCGGAAACGCGCGCGGCGGCGCTGGAAATCGGGTTCTGCGACCGGGTGACAGCGACGGCGGCCGAGGCGGTGCAGGGTGCCGATCTGGTGGTACTGGCAGTGCCCGTGGGTGCCATGGGCGCGATTGCCGAAGAGATCGGGCCGCATCTGGCAAAGGGTGCCACGGTCACGGATGTGGGATCGGTGAAGCAGGCGGTGATTGCCGCCGTGGCCCCGCATATGCCGGACGGTGTGCATTTCATCGCAGGCCACCCGATTGCGGGGACCGAACATTCCGGGCCGCGTTCCGGTTTTGCCACGCTGTTTGAAAACCGCTGGTGGCTGCTGACGCCGGAAGGCGCGGATGCAGGGGCCGTGGCGCGGCTGCGCGCGCTGTGCGAGGGGATGGGGGCACGCGTCGATGAGATGGATGCCGCCCATCACGACCTTGTGCTGGCGGTCACCTCTCACACCCCGCACCTGATTGCCTATACGATGGTGGGCGTGGCCGATGACCTGCGACGGGTGACGGACAGCGAAGTGATCAACTATTCGGCGGCGGGGTTTCGGGATTTCACCCGGATCGCGGCGTCGGACCCAACCATGTGGCGCGATGTGTTTCTGACCAACAAGGAAGCAACGCTGGATATTCTGGGCCGGTTCACCGAAGAACTGTTCGCCCTGCAACGGGCCATCCGGCTGGGCGATGGCGACCATCTGCATGCCTATTTCACCCGCACGCGGGCCATCCGGCGCGGGATCATCGAGGCGGGGCAGGATACGGCCGCGCCCGATTTCGGCCGCGCGGCGCAGGTCGCGCCGAAGGGCGGCTGA
- a CDS encoding Hint domain-containing protein, with protein sequence MITGSRGTFVISWTQTEVDGVKGASLDLLSVGAAWRWTGELVRVDGQTDLLLLEGAEGKAEMQKRAARMVRRLIGSAVGKAAEDRPEEKAEEFDDLPDQGFIVTDGVQSFALTIIPVPDSGARLVMMMGDVPPANRDLWVVRTSIDRARVAAGGREGGGVICFTPGTRIATPDGPKLIQSLRPGDRVLTKDDGAQEVLWTGSRRMSGARLYAMPHLRPIRFRAGAFGNDRPDPDLIVSPAHRMLIKGAAAQTLFGTTEVLVRAEDLLNDTTITVDHVLREVTYIHILLERHNIVFANGVETESFHPSNTALEMIDPAQRDVLMAVMPQVAINPEAYGDYARRNLSASEAALLRHDIAA encoded by the coding sequence ATGATAACGGGCTCTCGTGGCACGTTCGTCATCTCTTGGACACAGACAGAAGTTGATGGGGTGAAAGGGGCGTCGCTTGACCTTCTTTCGGTTGGTGCCGCGTGGCGCTGGACCGGGGAACTGGTGCGGGTGGATGGCCAGACAGACCTGCTGCTTCTGGAAGGTGCCGAGGGCAAGGCGGAGATGCAGAAACGTGCGGCGCGCATGGTGCGCCGACTTATCGGATCAGCGGTTGGCAAGGCGGCGGAGGATCGGCCCGAAGAAAAGGCCGAGGAATTCGACGATCTGCCGGATCAGGGATTTATTGTCACCGATGGGGTGCAGAGCTTTGCGCTGACCATCATCCCCGTGCCCGACAGCGGCGCGCGGCTGGTCATGATGATGGGCGATGTGCCGCCGGCCAATCGCGACCTGTGGGTGGTGCGTACATCCATCGACCGGGCGCGGGTGGCGGCAGGCGGGCGCGAAGGCGGGGGCGTGATCTGTTTCACCCCCGGCACGCGCATCGCCACGCCCGACGGGCCAAAGCTCATTCAGTCGCTGCGCCCGGGTGACCGGGTGCTGACCAAGGATGATGGCGCGCAAGAGGTGTTGTGGACCGGCAGCCGCCGCATGTCGGGCGCGCGGCTTTATGCGATGCCCCATCTGCGGCCGATCCGGTTCCGGGCCGGTGCCTTTGGCAATGACCGCCCCGATCCCGATCTGATCGTGTCGCCCGCGCATCGGATGCTGATCAAGGGCGCTGCGGCGCAGACACTGTTCGGCACGACCGAGGTGCTGGTGCGGGCCGAGGATCTACTGAATGACACCACGATCACCGTGGACCATGTGCTGCGCGAAGTGACCTATATTCATATCCTGCTGGAGCGGCACAACATCGTCTTTGCCAACGGGGTAGAGACGGAAAGTTTTCACCCGTCCAACACCGCGCTGGAGATGATCGACCCCGCGCAGCGTGACGTGCTGATGGCGGTGATGCCGCAGGTGGCGATCAACCCCGAAGCCTATGGCGATTATGCACGGCGCAACCTTTCGGCCAGTGAGGCCGCGTTGCTGCGCCATGACATCGCCGCGTAA
- a CDS encoding DUF2219 family protein → MVAVPAVAQERVTLGWGRLLTNDAIGDGKDRWRTGSYVLSRVRGPNWSGSLPGRPGEILEFRMRLETIAPADLVVANPLDRRYVGALSLGMHTHFETAGVESSIGMDAVIVGPQTGISSLHGDLHDLLGLPDPTVFGGQIADDVFLTLTAEFGRTLPLGANAQVRPFIEAQAGAETLVRVGGDMTFGGFATEALMLRDSATGQRYRAAAGDRVEGLSVMLGGDIAKVYDSEYFLATDAITPTDTRRRLRAGMHWQGAQSEVFYGLTWLGKEFEEQPDEQVLGSINLRLQF, encoded by the coding sequence ATGGTCGCTGTGCCCGCTGTCGCGCAGGAGCGCGTCACGTTGGGTTGGGGGCGGTTGCTGACGAATGATGCCATCGGCGATGGCAAGGACCGCTGGCGCACGGGTTCCTATGTCCTGAGCCGGGTGCGCGGGCCGAACTGGTCGGGCAGCCTGCCGGGCCGGCCGGGCGAGATTCTGGAATTCCGGATGCGGCTGGAAACGATCGCCCCGGCGGATCTGGTGGTCGCAAACCCGCTGGACCGCCGCTATGTCGGCGCGCTGTCGTTGGGGATGCACACGCATTTTGAAACGGCGGGGGTGGAATCCAGCATCGGTATGGATGCGGTGATCGTGGGGCCGCAGACGGGGATCAGCTCGCTGCATGGTGACCTGCATGATCTGCTGGGCCTGCCGGACCCCACCGTGTTTGGCGGGCAGATCGCGGATGACGTGTTCCTGACGCTGACGGCGGAATTCGGGCGGACGCTGCCGCTGGGCGCGAATGCACAGGTCCGCCCCTTTATCGAGGCGCAAGCGGGTGCCGAAACGCTGGTGCGCGTGGGCGGCGACATGACCTTTGGCGGTTTCGCGACCGAGGCGCTGATGCTGCGCGACAGCGCGACCGGACAGCGCTATCGCGCGGCGGCGGGCGACCGGGTGGAAGGCCTGAGCGTGATGCTGGGCGGTGATATCGCCAAGGTCTACGACAGCGAATACTTCCTTGCCACGGATGCCATCACGCCAACCGACACGCGCCGGAGGTTGCGGGCCGGGATGCATTGGCAGGGCGCGCAAAGCGAAGTCTTTTACGGCCTGACCTGGCTGGGCAAAGAATTCGAAGAACAGCCGGATGAACAGGTGCTTGGGTCTATCAATCTGCGGTTGCAGTTCTGA
- a CDS encoding gamma-glutamylcyclotransferase encodes MTEPLWVFGYGSLIWHPGFAVAERAVARLDGWHRSFCMRSIHHRGTVETPGLVLALDRAGGAHCDGVAFRVEPGEEDATLAALRERELISSAYVEEWLPLRLADGRGVRALAYVIDPVHVQYCGGLALEEQAQIIARAIGGRGPNRDYLWSTAAHLAELGIADADLDWLADRVRAIVLMTEG; translated from the coding sequence ATGACGGAACCGTTATGGGTCTTCGGCTATGGGTCGCTGATCTGGCATCCTGGCTTTGCCGTGGCCGAACGCGCTGTGGCGCGGCTGGATGGGTGGCACCGGTCCTTTTGCATGCGGTCGATCCACCATCGCGGCACGGTTGAAACGCCCGGATTGGTGCTGGCGTTGGACCGGGCCGGGGGTGCGCATTGCGACGGCGTGGCCTTTCGCGTGGAACCGGGGGAAGAGGACGCCACCCTTGCCGCGCTGCGCGAACGGGAGTTGATCTCATCGGCCTATGTCGAGGAATGGCTGCCCCTGCGGCTGGCGGATGGGCGCGGGGTGCGGGCGCTGGCCTATGTGATCGACCCGGTCCATGTGCAGTATTGCGGCGGGTTGGCGCTGGAGGAACAGGCGCAGATCATCGCCCGCGCCATCGGCGGGCGGGGACCAAACCGCGATTACCTGTGGTCCACCGCCGCGCATCTGGCCGAGCTTGGCATTGCCGATGCCGATCTGGATTGGCTGGCAGACAGGGTGCGCGCCATCGTGTTGATGACGGAAGGCTGA
- the rpsD gene encoding 30S ribosomal protein S4, translated as MTKRTSAKYKIDRRMGENIWGRPKSPVNKREYGPGQHGQRRKNKLSDFGTQLRAKQKLKGYYGDLTEKQFRKIFAEAERVKGDTGEMLVGLLERRLDAVVYRAKLVPTVFAARQFVNHGHVTVNGTRVNIASYRVKEGDLIEVRQKSKQMALVLEAIALTERDVPDYLEVDHSKMTVKFVRTPGLGDVPYPVQMEPNLVVEYYAKN; from the coding sequence GTGACCAAACGCACCTCTGCCAAGTACAAGATTGACCGCCGCATGGGCGAAAACATCTGGGGCCGTCCGAAGTCCCCGGTGAACAAGCGTGAATACGGCCCCGGCCAGCACGGCCAGCGCCGCAAGAACAAGCTGTCGGATTTCGGCACGCAGCTGCGCGCCAAGCAGAAGCTGAAGGGCTACTACGGCGATCTGACGGAAAAGCAGTTCCGCAAGATTTTTGCCGAAGCCGAGCGTGTGAAGGGTGACACCGGCGAGATGCTGGTTGGTCTGCTGGAGCGCCGCCTGGATGCCGTCGTGTACCGCGCCAAGCTGGTGCCGACCGTGTTCGCCGCGCGCCAGTTCGTGAACCATGGCCACGTGACCGTGAACGGTACCCGCGTGAACATCGCGTCCTACCGCGTGAAGGAAGGCGATCTGATCGAGGTGCGCCAGAAGTCCAAGCAGATGGCGCTGGTTCTGGAAGCCATCGCCCTGACTGAGCGGGACGTTCCGGATTATCTGGAAGTCGACCATTCCAAGATGACGGTGAAGTTCGTTCGCACCCCGGGCCTGGGCGATGTGCCCTATCCGGTGCAGATGGAACCGAACCTGGTCGTCGAATACTACGCAAAGAACTGA
- the hisC gene encoding histidinol-phosphate transaminase: MTDAIRPQPGILDIALYEGGKAHVAGMTNVVKLSSNENPFGPSDRAKEAFQRSVHTLHRYPSTDHRSLRDAIAEVHGLDADRVICGVGSDEIITFLCQAYAGPKDEVVFTEHGFLMYRISALAVGATPIEVAERERTTDVDAILAACNRRTKLVFIANPNNPTGTMISLAEIARLADGMPRQAILVLDGAYAEYVEGYDGGLAILEARSNVVMTRTFSKIYGLGGLRIGWGYGPKAIIDVLNRIRGPFNLSSTQLEAAEAAVRDQDFVNRCRTDNARMRHWLSEALAELGVPSDTSMANFVLARFASEDEAIACDAFLQQQGLIVRRVAGYKLPHCLRITVGDESSCRRVAHAVAQFKGVK; this comes from the coding sequence ATGACTGACGCCATCCGACCGCAGCCCGGTATCCTTGACATCGCGCTTTACGAAGGCGGGAAGGCGCATGTCGCGGGCATGACCAATGTGGTCAAGCTGTCGTCGAACGAGAATCCGTTCGGGCCGTCGGATCGTGCGAAAGAGGCGTTTCAGCGCAGCGTTCACACGCTGCACCGCTATCCGTCGACCGATCACCGCAGCCTGCGCGACGCGATTGCCGAGGTGCATGGTCTGGATGCCGACCGGGTGATCTGTGGCGTGGGATCGGATGAGATCATCACCTTCCTGTGCCAGGCCTATGCCGGGCCGAAGGATGAGGTCGTGTTCACCGAACACGGCTTCCTTATGTATCGCATCAGCGCGCTGGCCGTGGGGGCGACCCCGATTGAAGTGGCCGAGCGCGAGCGGACGACGGATGTGGATGCCATTCTGGCGGCCTGCAACCGGCGGACAAAGCTGGTGTTCATCGCCAACCCCAACAACCCCACCGGCACGATGATTTCGCTGGCCGAAATCGCGCGTCTGGCCGACGGGATGCCGCGTCAGGCGATCCTCGTGCTGGACGGGGCCTATGCGGAATATGTCGAAGGCTATGATGGCGGGCTGGCGATCCTTGAGGCGCGCAGCAACGTGGTGATGACCCGGACGTTTTCCAAGATTTACGGTCTGGGCGGGCTGCGGATCGGCTGGGGCTATGGCCCGAAGGCGATCATTGACGTGCTCAACCGTATCCGGGGGCCGTTCAACCTGTCGTCGACGCAGCTTGAGGCGGCCGAGGCGGCGGTGCGGGATCAGGATTTCGTCAACCGCTGCCGGACCGACAACGCCCGGATGCGGCACTGGCTGTCCGAGGCGCTGGCCGAACTGGGCGTGCCGTCGGACACATCGATGGCGAATTTCGTTCTGGCGCGGTTTGCCTCCGAGGATGAGGCGATTGCCTGTGATGCCTTTCTTCAGCAGCAGGGGCTGATCGTGCGGCGGGTGGCGGGATACAAACTGCCGCATTGCCTGCGGATCACGGTGGGGGATGAATCGTCCTGCCGGCGGGTGGCGCATGCGGTGGCGCAGTTCAAGGGCGTGAAGTGA
- a CDS encoding extensin family protein: protein MRFGAGFLCVVVSLLAGASIAQEVTTSPRPMPRPGVQIDPAPEAAAPSVAAAAVPTIAPKPRPRLAAEALPQTQALPPQPGMMLSLPVLRPRARPESWANAAPQAAAPVTEAAAANPPPAAQRERRGGLFGGLFQRRDREEQSERAAPVDGFVCGDRAIRGEELARISSKVQGCGIAEPVRVTQVDGIRLTTPATIDCATASALKDWINAGVRPAFGRQEVVELRVAASYICRPRNNVRGAKISEHGRGKAIDISGFILSDGRELSVAGNYNRQMRQAYRAACGIFGTTLGPGSDGYHEDHLHFDTATHRNGSYCR, encoded by the coding sequence ATGCGCTTCGGTGCCGGGTTCCTGTGTGTTGTGGTTTCCCTTCTGGCGGGCGCGTCCATCGCGCAAGAGGTGACGACGTCACCCCGCCCCATGCCGCGCCCCGGCGTGCAGATTGATCCGGCGCCAGAAGCGGCGGCCCCGTCCGTTGCGGCAGCAGCAGTCCCCACCATTGCCCCCAAACCGCGCCCCCGTCTGGCGGCAGAGGCGCTGCCGCAGACGCAGGCGCTGCCGCCCCAGCCGGGGATGATGCTGTCGCTGCCCGTGCTGCGGCCAAGGGCGCGCCCGGAAAGCTGGGCCAACGCGGCCCCGCAAGCGGCGGCCCCGGTGACCGAAGCGGCGGCGGCGAACCCGCCCCCGGCGGCACAGCGCGAACGGCGGGGCGGCCTGTTCGGCGGGCTGTTCCAGCGCCGTGATCGCGAAGAACAATCCGAACGCGCTGCGCCGGTCGATGGCTTTGTCTGTGGTGACCGCGCCATCCGGGGTGAGGAACTGGCGCGGATTTCGTCAAAGGTGCAAGGCTGCGGGATCGCGGAACCGGTGCGGGTGACGCAGGTGGATGGCATCCGCCTGACCACGCCCGCGACGATTGATTGCGCCACGGCATCGGCGTTGAAGGATTGGATCAACGCGGGCGTCCGCCCGGCCTTTGGGCGGCAAGAGGTTGTCGAGTTGCGCGTTGCGGCAAGCTATATCTGTCGCCCCCGCAACAATGTGCGCGGGGCCAAGATCAGCGAACATGGGCGCGGCAAGGCGATTGATATTTCAGGATTCATCCTATCCGACGGGCGTGAACTGTCGGTGGCGGGGAATTATAACCGCCAGATGCGGCAGGCCTATCGCGCGGCCTGCGGGATTTTCGGCACCACGCTGGGGCCGGGATCGGACGGCTATCACGAAGATCACCTGCATTTCGACACGGCAACCCATCGCAACGGGTCTTACTGCCGCTAG
- a CDS encoding DUF2125 domain-containing protein, which translates to MRAVLVIVLVLAGLWGGYWFVGSRAMDQAATGWFAAQQGRPLLAEQQGITVSGFPNRFDLTVTAPRLTDTETGITWAAPFAQVFMMSWKPWHVIATLPQEQTVTLPGQDVTLTSTLIQGSVIVTPGTALTLDRTAITGDGLALRSTAGWEVAATSARFGTRQATGRALAHEVGLELTTLTPDAGFRMALAQRSDLPEQIDLVRLDTVLGLSAPLDRHAATTRPRLTDITLREGLMRWGDLVLSAEGSLTPASDGTPEGRIEIRVENWRELVPVLIASGLVTEESSQTVTRALELYAQQGSDPTVLTLPLSFQQGRMSLGPLPLGPAPRIF; encoded by the coding sequence ATGCGTGCAGTTTTGGTGATTGTCCTTGTTTTGGCCGGCCTTTGGGGCGGCTACTGGTTCGTGGGATCGCGGGCGATGGATCAGGCGGCGACCGGCTGGTTCGCCGCGCAGCAGGGCCGCCCGCTTCTGGCCGAACAGCAGGGCATCACTGTCTCCGGCTTTCCCAACCGCTTTGACCTGACGGTGACCGCACCCCGGCTGACCGATACCGAAACCGGCATCACCTGGGCCGCGCCTTTCGCGCAGGTCTTCATGATGAGCTGGAAACCCTGGCACGTCATCGCCACCCTGCCGCAGGAACAGACTGTCACCCTGCCGGGGCAGGATGTGACGCTGACCTCCACCCTTATTCAGGGCAGCGTGATCGTCACCCCCGGCACCGCGCTGACGCTGGACCGCACCGCCATAACGGGTGATGGCCTTGCCCTGCGCTCCACCGCCGGGTGGGAGGTGGCGGCCACCTCGGCCCGCTTTGGCACCAGACAGGCCACTGGCCGCGCCCTCGCGCATGAGGTGGGGCTGGAACTGACCACGCTCACCCCCGATGCCGGTTTCCGCATGGCGCTGGCGCAGCGGTCCGATCTGCCTGAACAGATTGATCTGGTCCGTCTGGACACGGTGCTGGGCCTGTCGGCCCCGCTCGACCGCCACGCCGCCACCACCCGCCCAAGGCTGACCGACATCACCCTGCGCGAAGGTCTGATGCGCTGGGGCGATCTGGTCCTGTCGGCGGAGGGCAGCCTGACCCCGGCCAGCGATGGCACGCCCGAAGGCCGGATCGAGATCCGCGTTGAGAACTGGCGTGAACTGGTCCCGGTGCTCATTGCATCCGGGCTGGTGACTGAAGAGTCGTCGCAAACCGTCACCCGCGCGCTGGAGCTTTATGCCCAGCAGGGCAGCGATCCCACGGTGTTGACGCTTCCGCTCAGCTTTCAGCAGGGCCGCATGAGCCTTGGCCCCCTGCCGCTTGGTCCCGCGCCGCGCATCTTCTAG